A stretch of the uncultured Trichococcus sp. genome encodes the following:
- a CDS encoding alpha-glucoside-specific PTS transporter subunit IIBC, with protein MMQKLQRFGGAMFTPVLLFAFAGIILSLSIMFQNEMLVGGIAAEGTIWKNFWAVVESGGWTVFNQIELLFVIGLPMGLAQKANARAALESFVVYTTFNNFLSKILQLMGPTFNVDFTQEVGGNSGLKMIAGTKTLDTNLIGAILIAAIVVWIHNRYFEKKLPDWIGIFQGSSLVVIIGFFLMLPIAFLTAWIWPIIQSGIGSAQGFMASSGTFGVWLYVFLERILIPTGLHHFIYQPFIFGPAVVEGGLTAAWLENLNTFAQSTQPLKELFPEGGFALHNVSKLFAPLGIAAAFYTTASPEKRKKTLALLIPTALTAILSGITEPFEFTFLFIAPQLFLVHSLLAATLGATVYAFGVVGDIGGGLITNLSQFIIPMSINHMGSVLTLFAVGFAFSVIYFFVFRFAILKYDLKTPGREDAEEVKMYSKQEYREKQAKKNAGALADNPYAVSAAHYMEALGGVDNIVEVNNCATRLRVTVADEALVATDAEFKEGGAHGLVRNGKAFQVIVGLDVPQVRDAFDQLVEQRPI; from the coding sequence ATGATGCAGAAATTGCAGCGCTTTGGTGGCGCCATGTTTACACCTGTTTTATTATTTGCTTTTGCAGGGATTATCTTGTCGCTTTCGATCATGTTCCAAAATGAAATGTTGGTTGGTGGAATCGCAGCGGAAGGAACGATATGGAAAAACTTCTGGGCGGTTGTTGAATCCGGTGGGTGGACAGTTTTTAATCAGATTGAGTTATTATTCGTTATTGGTTTGCCTATGGGATTGGCGCAAAAAGCAAATGCTCGCGCAGCTTTAGAGTCATTCGTTGTCTATACGACATTCAACAACTTCTTAAGCAAAATTCTTCAGCTGATGGGACCGACATTCAATGTTGACTTCACCCAAGAAGTCGGCGGTAACAGTGGATTGAAAATGATCGCCGGTACTAAGACGCTGGACACCAATCTGATCGGAGCAATCTTGATTGCAGCAATCGTTGTCTGGATCCACAATCGCTATTTCGAAAAGAAATTGCCTGATTGGATCGGTATTTTCCAAGGTTCTTCGCTAGTTGTGATCATCGGGTTCTTCCTGATGCTCCCTATAGCATTCTTGACGGCTTGGATTTGGCCGATCATCCAAAGCGGCATCGGTTCTGCTCAAGGCTTCATGGCCAGTTCCGGGACATTCGGTGTTTGGTTGTATGTGTTCCTTGAAAGAATTTTGATTCCTACAGGGTTGCACCACTTCATCTATCAACCATTCATTTTTGGGCCAGCGGTAGTCGAAGGTGGGTTGACGGCTGCTTGGTTGGAAAACCTGAATACATTCGCACAGTCGACTCAGCCTTTGAAAGAGTTGTTCCCTGAAGGTGGGTTCGCTTTGCACAATGTTTCCAAACTATTCGCACCGCTGGGGATTGCGGCTGCCTTCTATACGACAGCCAGCCCTGAGAAGCGCAAGAAAACATTGGCATTGTTGATTCCGACAGCTTTGACCGCCATTCTTTCCGGAATTACGGAACCCTTCGAATTCACGTTCCTGTTCATCGCACCGCAGTTGTTCTTGGTTCATTCTTTGTTGGCGGCAACTTTAGGCGCGACCGTATATGCTTTCGGAGTTGTCGGAGATATCGGTGGTGGGTTGATCACGAACCTGTCGCAGTTCATCATTCCGATGTCGATCAACCATATGGGATCGGTACTGACGCTTTTCGCAGTCGGCTTTGCTTTCAGTGTCATCTACTTCTTTGTGTTCCGATTCGCCATTCTGAAATATGACCTGAAAACACCTGGTCGTGAGGATGCGGAAGAAGTCAAAATGTACAGCAAACAAGAGTATCGTGAAAAGCAAGCCAAGAAAAATGCAGGTGCTTTGGCCGATAATCCTTATGCCGTAAGTGCTGCGCATTATATGGAAGCGTTAGGCGGCGTGGATAACATTGTCGAGGTGAACAACTGCGCGACAAGGCTACGTGTGACGGTGGCAGATGAAGCGCTGGTGGCAACGGATGCGGAATTCAAAGAAGGCGGCGCACATGGACTTGTCAGAAATGGAAAGGCGTTCCAAGTGATTGTGGGGCTGGATGTTCCGCAAGTCCGGGATGCATTTGATCAGTTGGTCGAACAAAGGCCGATTTAA
- a CDS encoding alpha-glucosidase/alpha-galactosidase, producing the protein MVKICFIGAGSTIFAKNVLGDAMLTPSLQDAEIALFDIDEKRLKESELMLQTINKNSNQNRAKIKSFSDRKEALKDANFVINAIQVGGYKPSTVIDFEIPKKYGLQQTIGDTTGIGGIFRGLRTLPVMFDIAKDMEEVCPDAWLLNYTNPMAILTMGMLKATKIKTVGLCHSVQVCVPELFEHLGIKDQYNLDEFQWKIAGINHMAWLLEINRNGEDFYPEIRRLASKIANPHKDSVRFELMKHFGYYVTESSEHNAEYHPYFIKKNYPELIDQLQIPIDEYLRRCVDQIERWETQKDEIVNDGSLEHTRSREYASYIMDAITTGTPTVIAGNVLNKGLITNLPENCCVEVPCLVDKNGVQPTYVGDLPTQLAALDRTNINVQELTVEAAMTLEKDKIYQAALMDPHANSELSISEIKAMVDELIAAHGDYLPTYK; encoded by the coding sequence ATGGTCAAAATTTGTTTTATCGGGGCAGGCAGCACAATCTTCGCAAAAAACGTTTTAGGGGATGCGATGTTGACGCCGAGTCTCCAGGATGCAGAGATCGCATTATTCGATATTGATGAAAAACGCTTAAAAGAATCCGAGCTGATGCTTCAGACCATCAACAAAAACTCGAATCAAAACCGTGCGAAAATAAAATCTTTCAGCGACAGAAAAGAAGCTTTGAAAGATGCGAATTTCGTCATCAATGCGATCCAAGTGGGCGGCTACAAACCGAGCACGGTGATTGATTTTGAGATCCCTAAAAAATATGGATTACAACAGACAATCGGGGACACTACCGGTATCGGCGGTATTTTCAGGGGATTGCGCACACTTCCCGTGATGTTCGACATTGCCAAAGATATGGAAGAAGTTTGTCCGGATGCCTGGTTATTGAACTACACTAATCCGATGGCTATTTTGACGATGGGCATGCTGAAAGCGACGAAGATCAAAACGGTTGGCTTATGTCATAGTGTCCAAGTCTGTGTGCCGGAATTATTCGAACACTTGGGGATAAAAGATCAGTACAATCTGGATGAATTCCAATGGAAAATCGCCGGGATCAACCATATGGCCTGGCTGTTGGAAATCAACCGGAACGGAGAAGATTTCTATCCTGAAATCCGCAGACTGGCTTCAAAAATCGCCAATCCGCACAAGGATTCTGTGCGCTTTGAATTGATGAAACACTTCGGCTACTATGTCACAGAATCCAGCGAGCATAACGCAGAGTACCATCCTTACTTCATCAAAAAGAATTATCCGGAATTGATCGATCAATTGCAGATCCCGATCGATGAATACTTGAGAAGATGCGTTGATCAAATCGAACGCTGGGAAACTCAAAAAGACGAGATCGTCAATGACGGTTCGCTGGAACATACAAGAAGCCGCGAATATGCCTCTTATATTATGGATGCGATTACAACCGGAACGCCGACTGTGATTGCCGGGAATGTTTTGAATAAAGGTCTGATTACGAACTTGCCGGAAAATTGCTGTGTGGAAGTTCCGTGTTTGGTGGACAAAAATGGCGTTCAACCTACCTATGTAGGGGACCTTCCTACGCAATTGGCCGCATTGGATCGAACAAATATAAATGTGCAAGAATTGACGGTTGAAGCCGCAATGACACTTGAAAAAGATAAAATCTATCAAGCGGCATTGATGGACCCACATGCGAATTCGGAACTGTCCATTTCCGAAATCAAAGCAATGGTGGACGAATTGATTGCTGCCCATGGCGATTATCTGCCGACTTATAAATAA
- a CDS encoding AraC family transcriptional regulator, protein MSEKLLKDLFFKEYYFSDFYFFNVGYEKCQSRHRFGPSLRDNYIVHFVISGKGRYTVNDTTHHLGAGDFFLIRPNELVDYEADAEDPWEYYWIGFSGNKVKGILHTNGIGSKDYTGQVGAQEELQEKFAHFMQSDFFDDSKKLANQALFYDIFSFFKIYNENMEMGVRVSRTKKYSEAFLLYVENNYYREDLTIEEIARSMYLHPSYFSQVIKEELGLNALKYLNLYRMNKASQLLKTTELSIEEISNAVGYQNRHSFTRAFKNRFQSSPTRYKLEK, encoded by the coding sequence ATGAGCGAAAAACTATTGAAGGATCTATTTTTTAAGGAATACTATTTCTCGGATTTTTATTTTTTCAATGTAGGATACGAGAAGTGCCAGAGCAGGCATCGATTTGGCCCTTCGTTACGGGACAACTATATCGTGCATTTTGTGATCAGCGGAAAAGGGCGGTACACCGTGAACGATACAACGCATCATTTGGGAGCGGGTGATTTTTTTCTGATCCGGCCGAATGAACTGGTCGATTATGAAGCGGATGCGGAAGATCCCTGGGAATACTATTGGATAGGATTTTCGGGCAACAAGGTGAAAGGAATCCTGCATACGAACGGCATCGGATCTAAAGACTATACAGGGCAAGTTGGTGCACAAGAAGAGCTGCAGGAAAAATTCGCGCATTTCATGCAATCCGATTTTTTTGATGATTCCAAAAAACTGGCGAATCAGGCGCTCTTCTATGACATTTTTTCGTTCTTCAAAATCTATAATGAAAATATGGAAATGGGGGTCCGCGTCAGCCGAACGAAAAAATACAGCGAAGCCTTTTTGTTGTATGTGGAAAATAATTATTATCGGGAGGATTTGACGATCGAAGAAATTGCGAGATCGATGTACCTGCACCCTTCCTATTTCAGCCAGGTGATCAAAGAGGAATTGGGCTTGAACGCTTTAAAATATTTGAACCTGTACCGGATGAACAAAGCCAGCCAACTGCTGAAAACAACAGAATTATCGATCGAGGAAATCTCAAACGCAGTAGGATATCAGAACCGGCACTCTTTTACACGGGCCTTCAAAAACAGATTCCAAAGTTCCCCGACCCGGTACAAACTCGAAAAATAA
- a CDS encoding MurR/RpiR family transcriptional regulator: MNIYNFIDSKLALFTKTDRKIYEYIKQSPDNFSKDSISEISNSYNLSKSALTRFSQKLGFSGYNEFQFFLKQNEPSSNKADEESLAKSISNLLLHTEEIISDNTLESFINKLRHARITYILGYSVTRLASDGLGMILNFLAKILASNPNLDNLPEHHTSEDVVIIYSSLSGEVYKNYISNLSESTSHRPYLILITTNPKHPLRHHFNQVILLPSFNTARADSVTHELFTYLFFNELVAQKLLKE; the protein is encoded by the coding sequence ATGAACATTTATAATTTCATTGACTCAAAACTAGCTTTATTCACAAAGACAGATCGTAAGATTTACGAATACATTAAACAAAGTCCAGATAACTTTTCTAAAGACTCTATATCAGAAATATCAAATAGCTACAATCTATCTAAATCCGCTTTAACACGTTTTTCTCAAAAACTGGGATTCAGTGGATATAATGAATTTCAATTTTTTTTGAAGCAAAATGAGCCTTCTTCAAATAAAGCAGACGAAGAAAGTCTTGCTAAATCCATTAGTAATTTATTACTTCATACTGAAGAGATCATAAGCGATAATACTTTGGAAAGCTTTATTAATAAATTAAGACATGCCCGCATTACATATATACTTGGATATAGTGTCACTCGATTAGCATCTGATGGTCTAGGAATGATATTAAATTTCCTGGCTAAAATTTTAGCTTCAAATCCTAATCTTGACAATTTACCTGAGCATCACACTTCAGAGGATGTTGTAATCATCTATTCCTCATTGTCAGGTGAAGTCTATAAAAATTATATTTCTAATCTAAGTGAAAGCACATCCCATAGACCATATCTTATTTTAATTACTACAAATCCAAAACATCCACTAAGACATCATTTTAATCAAGTTATTCTTTTACCTTCATTTAATACAGCTAGAGCAGATTCAGTTACCCATGAATTATTTACCTACCTATTCTTTAATGAACTCGTTGCACAAAAACTATTAAAGGAATGA
- a CDS encoding family 1 glycosylhydrolase, whose amino-acid sequence MSFPKDFLWGGATAANQYEGGYNLGGKGIAIADTITGGDGINNIPRFMTLKLADGTKTKIHRGFDTEVPKGAVAYVDSNYYYPSHVATDFYHRWKEDIHLLSEMGYKAFRLSINWTRIFPNGDDLVPNEEGLQFYDDIFDECIKYGIEPIVTLNHFDCPLNLATKYDGWSSRQTVHFFIKYVETVFKQYKGKVKYWMTFNEINFLRDYAMLGITEEISNPQKLAQAIYHVLLASAKAVKLGHEVDSENKVGMMIAYMLTYPQTCNPDDVLADIEVSKDLRDFYLDVQCRGYYPSYKLKEFERQGIELEKLPGDHQDLLDGVVDYIGFSYYNSLITSSNDFGEEAGGNQMGGLKNPYLVETEWGWPIDPIGLRIALNRLWNQYQKPLMIVENGLGAKDEISEDGKIYDDYRIDYLEKHIIEMEKAINIDGVNLIGYMPWGCIDLVSAGTGEMRKRYGFVYVDMDDSGNGSLNRIPKKSFYWYKEVIKTNGEILKGK is encoded by the coding sequence ATGAGTTTTCCAAAAGATTTTTTATGGGGCGGCGCGACAGCTGCTAACCAATATGAAGGTGGTTATAATTTAGGAGGTAAAGGGATTGCAATTGCAGACACTATTACTGGTGGTGATGGAATAAATAACATCCCACGATTTATGACACTGAAGCTAGCAGATGGAACGAAAACAAAAATTCATAGAGGTTTTGATACTGAAGTTCCAAAAGGTGCAGTAGCATATGTAGATTCCAACTATTATTACCCATCACATGTAGCAACAGACTTTTATCATCGTTGGAAAGAGGACATTCATTTACTATCTGAAATGGGTTATAAAGCATTTCGTCTCTCAATCAACTGGACACGAATTTTTCCAAATGGTGATGATTTAGTACCAAATGAAGAGGGGTTACAATTTTATGATGATATTTTTGACGAATGTATAAAGTACGGGATTGAGCCGATCGTTACTCTAAATCATTTTGATTGTCCGCTGAATTTGGCTACTAAATATGATGGGTGGTCAAGTCGTCAAACAGTTCATTTCTTTATAAAATACGTTGAGACGGTATTTAAGCAATATAAGGGTAAGGTCAAATACTGGATGACATTTAATGAAATTAACTTTTTACGTGATTATGCAATGCTTGGTATTACTGAAGAAATTTCTAATCCTCAAAAATTAGCACAGGCAATATACCATGTACTATTAGCTAGTGCAAAGGCAGTGAAGTTAGGACATGAAGTTGATTCGGAAAATAAGGTGGGGATGATGATTGCGTATATGCTAACTTATCCGCAGACCTGTAATCCTGATGATGTTCTGGCTGATATTGAAGTTTCAAAAGATTTGAGGGATTTTTATCTTGATGTGCAGTGTCGTGGATATTATCCTTCATATAAATTAAAAGAATTTGAGAGACAGGGTATTGAATTGGAAAAATTACCCGGTGATCATCAAGATTTGCTCGATGGTGTAGTAGATTACATTGGTTTCTCCTATTATAATTCACTAATTACTAGTAGTAATGATTTTGGAGAAGAAGCCGGAGGAAATCAAATGGGTGGTTTAAAAAATCCATACTTAGTTGAAACAGAGTGGGGTTGGCCGATTGATCCTATAGGTTTACGAATTGCACTTAATAGATTATGGAACCAATATCAAAAACCATTGATGATTGTTGAAAACGGCCTAGGTGCCAAAGATGAAATTTCAGAAGATGGAAAAATCTATGATGATTACAGGATTGATTATCTTGAGAAGCATATTATAGAAATGGAAAAGGCTATAAATATTGATGGTGTTAATTTAATCGGTTATATGCCATGGGGCTGTATTGATTTAGTGAGTGCAGGAACTGGTGAAATGAGAAAACGCTACGGATTTGTATATGTTGATATGGATGACAGTGGGAATGGAAGTTTAAATAGAATTCCTAAAAAGTCGTTTTATTGGTACAAGGAAGTTATTAAAACTAATGGTGAGATATTGAAAGGAAAATGA
- a CDS encoding PTS transporter subunit EIIC encodes MKIMDKLQASLEKIMGPIAQKLSESKVLSAFTAGMMHTMPISLGVAGFAILASLPIEPWQNFLTSTGIGQNMLDIVAATSSLMALFIAPAIAYFYAKNEEENGLIASLLATASFLALQPVRIIVGESSVSGLLQENLGSKGIFIAMITSMVVSFSYCKLIKKNFKLKLPESVPPNVSESLSPTFVSMIIFFGVFVVRWLASLTPAGDIFTLFNSTIALPIMGVGATPLASILVLTFATLCWFFGIHPAPIMNIYYPVIIVANTANLEAYLAGTPSSQLPYLAVALVSSFCYIGGQGNTLALSFLLFKAKSERYRALRKVAVIPNIFNINEPMIFGMPVMLNAYFFIPMISTVLFGGAYGWFVVNLLHVGDAFNPTIALPWVMPSFIGPFLTGGWRLGIATILALFIQIFIWYPFFRMADNQALKEESESQTFFTMADNQALKEELEGQS; translated from the coding sequence ATGAAGATTATGGATAAATTGCAAGCAAGTCTTGAAAAAATCATGGGTCCAATTGCACAAAAGCTAAGTGAGAGTAAGGTTCTTTCTGCATTTACAGCTGGTATGATGCATACTATGCCAATTAGCCTAGGTGTTGCTGGTTTTGCAATCTTAGCTAGCCTTCCAATTGAACCGTGGCAAAATTTTCTAACAAGTACGGGTATTGGACAAAATATGTTAGATATTGTAGCTGCAACATCTAGTTTAATGGCCCTGTTTATTGCACCAGCAATCGCATATTTTTATGCTAAAAATGAAGAAGAAAATGGTTTGATAGCATCCCTTTTGGCTACAGCATCCTTTTTAGCATTGCAACCAGTACGGATTATAGTTGGCGAGTCCAGTGTTTCTGGATTGCTTCAAGAAAATTTGGGAAGTAAAGGTATTTTCATTGCTATGATAACATCAATGGTAGTATCGTTTTCTTATTGTAAACTGATTAAGAAAAATTTTAAACTAAAACTACCAGAAAGTGTACCTCCTAATGTATCAGAATCATTAAGTCCCACATTTGTCTCAATGATTATTTTCTTTGGGGTATTCGTAGTAAGATGGTTGGCAAGTTTGACTCCGGCTGGTGATATATTCACTTTGTTTAACTCTACAATTGCTTTACCAATAATGGGCGTAGGTGCCACACCTTTAGCATCAATCCTGGTCCTTACTTTTGCGACTTTATGTTGGTTTTTCGGTATCCACCCTGCTCCTATTATGAATATTTACTATCCAGTTATTATTGTTGCTAATACAGCGAATTTGGAAGCATATCTTGCAGGAACGCCATCTTCTCAACTTCCATATCTGGCGGTGGCTTTAGTAAGTAGTTTCTGTTATATTGGCGGACAAGGTAACACTCTTGCTTTATCATTCCTTTTATTCAAAGCTAAATCAGAAAGATATCGTGCGTTAAGAAAAGTTGCCGTAATACCAAATATCTTTAATATTAATGAACCAATGATATTTGGTATGCCGGTTATGTTAAATGCTTATTTCTTTATTCCAATGATATCAACAGTTTTATTTGGGGGAGCTTATGGATGGTTTGTTGTTAATCTATTGCATGTAGGTGATGCATTTAATCCAACTATTGCTCTACCATGGGTAATGCCTTCATTTATTGGTCCATTCTTGACAGGTGGCTGGAGACTAGGTATTGCAACAATCTTAGCTTTGTTTATTCAAATCTTTATTTGGTATCCATTCTTTAGAATGGCTGACAATCAAGCGTTAAAAGAAGAATCAGAAAGCCAAACATTCTTTACAATGGCTGATAATCAAGCGTTGAAAGAAGAATTAGAAGGCCAAAGTTAA
- a CDS encoding glycoside hydrolase family 3 N-terminal domain-containing protein yields MRLTEQQMEKIKNLIGQMTLEEKIGQLNQASVSIVGGFDVSFGELIEMLTDGRISQDEFNKIMANCERDYHEEEIKKGLIGSMMIQDAKVANRLQKIAAEESRLGIPLLIGLDVIHGYKTVFPIALAEAGSFDTDLMKDTAHMAAKESRLDGINWHFAPMLDISRDARWGRISEGGGEDPYLMSQFARAKVAGLQDDTSSNTNYVAACLKHYVGYGACEGGRDYNTVSMSESLLRNVYLEPFRAAIDAGAATVMAAFNDLNGVPCTVSSELLNDKLRGELGFNGFVVSDANAIRECVTHGIVDTEKNSGALALNAGLDMDMGTGIYLNTLKDSVEDGSVKLETLDKAVERILSVKMWLGLFEHPYVEEMDEYEISSENRNLALKSAESSLVLLKNSNDVLPIDSNIKVSVIGNLANMPSEVAGAWAISFRERDCVSILEGIQKEFPNSKYFEVGGLDTPIDKGELNAAIEYGEVIVFVAGELVSMSGEAASRADITLPGQQSVIFDLLEKVNKPTIAVLMNGRPLALQKEIEQVDAVIEAWHLGIEMGNAVARTISGKNNPSGKLSISFPRVSGQCPIYYNHPNTGRPAGSSKFTSKYLDVDSSPLFSFGYGLSYSIFKYEKSSFKMLDDKLQVTLDVVNSSNIDGHDVIQVYVTDKFASIVRPVKELKAFKKIFVEANSKQTVQLTIDKNELGFWDNKGNYCLEDGEFVITISNGNNDLEKFETMIQLN; encoded by the coding sequence ATGAGATTAACCGAACAACAGATGGAAAAAATAAAGAACTTAATAGGACAAATGACACTTGAAGAAAAAATTGGCCAATTAAATCAAGCTTCTGTTTCGATAGTGGGTGGCTTTGATGTTTCATTTGGTGAATTGATAGAAATGTTGACTGATGGTAGGATTTCACAGGATGAGTTTAATAAGATTATGGCAAACTGTGAAAGAGATTACCATGAAGAAGAGATTAAAAAAGGTCTTATTGGGTCAATGATGATTCAAGATGCTAAAGTAGCCAACCGATTGCAAAAAATTGCTGCAGAAGAGAGTAGGCTAGGTATACCATTGTTAATTGGCTTGGATGTGATTCATGGCTATAAAACTGTATTTCCAATCGCACTTGCAGAGGCAGGAAGTTTTGATACAGATTTGATGAAAGATACGGCACACATGGCAGCAAAAGAATCACGTTTAGATGGTATTAATTGGCATTTTGCACCGATGCTTGATATTAGTCGAGATGCAAGATGGGGGCGTATTTCGGAAGGTGGTGGAGAGGATCCGTATTTAATGTCGCAATTTGCAAGAGCAAAAGTTGCAGGCTTACAGGATGATACTTCATCAAATACGAACTACGTTGCAGCTTGTTTAAAACATTACGTAGGCTATGGTGCCTGTGAGGGTGGAAGAGACTATAATACAGTTTCAATGTCAGAATCATTGTTACGTAATGTCTACTTAGAACCATTTCGTGCCGCTATTGATGCAGGTGCTGCAACTGTAATGGCTGCATTCAATGACTTAAATGGTGTACCATGTACGGTAAGTAGTGAATTATTAAATGATAAACTTAGAGGAGAATTAGGTTTTAATGGATTTGTCGTAAGTGATGCCAATGCAATTAGAGAGTGTGTAACACATGGAATTGTTGATACAGAAAAAAATTCTGGCGCTCTTGCATTGAATGCTGGTTTAGATATGGATATGGGAACGGGAATCTATCTAAATACTTTAAAAGATTCCGTTGAAGATGGAAGTGTCAAGTTAGAAACGCTTGATAAAGCAGTTGAGCGTATTCTGAGCGTCAAAATGTGGTTAGGTTTGTTTGAACATCCATATGTTGAAGAAATGGATGAATATGAAATTTCTTCTGAAAATCGAAATCTTGCACTTAAATCTGCGGAATCATCATTGGTATTATTAAAAAATAGCAATGATGTTTTACCTATAGATTCAAATATAAAAGTAAGTGTGATTGGAAACTTAGCGAATATGCCTTCTGAGGTTGCTGGTGCGTGGGCGATTAGTTTCCGAGAAAGAGATTGTGTTTCTATTTTGGAGGGAATCCAAAAAGAATTTCCAAATAGTAAGTATTTTGAAGTTGGTGGCTTGGATACACCAATTGATAAAGGTGAGTTAAATGCGGCAATTGAGTATGGTGAAGTCATTGTATTTGTAGCAGGTGAATTAGTTTCTATGTCGGGTGAAGCAGCATCACGTGCAGATATTACCTTACCTGGACAACAAAGCGTGATATTTGATTTACTTGAAAAAGTTAATAAGCCAACAATTGCTGTTTTAATGAATGGACGTCCATTAGCTCTTCAAAAAGAAATTGAACAGGTAGATGCTGTAATTGAAGCATGGCATCTTGGTATAGAGATGGGGAATGCTGTCGCTAGAACAATTTCGGGTAAAAATAACCCAAGTGGAAAACTATCTATTTCATTTCCGAGAGTAAGTGGTCAATGTCCAATTTACTATAATCATCCAAATACGGGTCGTCCTGCGGGTAGTAGTAAATTTACATCTAAATATTTAGATGTGGACTCGTCTCCATTATTCTCATTTGGTTACGGCCTATCGTATTCTATATTTAAATATGAAAAATCTTCCTTTAAAATGTTAGATGATAAATTGCAAGTGACCTTAGATGTTGTTAATAGCAGTAATATAGATGGACATGATGTGATTCAAGTTTATGTAACAGACAAATTTGCGAGTATTGTTAGACCTGTAAAGGAGTTAAAAGCATTCAAAAAAATATTTGTTGAAGCAAACTCTAAACAGACAGTACAATTAACAATAGATAAGAATGAACTAGGTTTTTGGGATAATAAGGGAAATTATTGTTTAGAAGATGGAGAATTTGTAATTACAATCAGCAATGGTAACAACGATTTAGAGAAGTTTGAAACGATGATTCAATTAAATTAA
- a CDS encoding alpha/beta hydrolase, which produces MKTNSCKVSGTYSAYLQGNDWGENISRITLELDKPLDVKTLSADDFTVSETREIFDWQQADKGVFETTNPRTILSAYPSDEEGKQTNKASKFVTLELSTGPNDGRYYLLSPDSPSSQYPKVYKLNVALSEKSDVTSNGGKVTDLIVDAEMTKLTHSAPEFTTDTFTSSDGVKYQYAQYSPETSSDTLVVWLHGLLEGGSQNTDPYITVLGNEAANLAREEFQKTIGGVHILAPQSPSFWMDKTGKDQLINGRIDSDGTSFYTKSLQELIQQYKEKVGAKKVVIAGCSNGGFMGMILAREYGKEYDAYMLLCEAMENRFVTGEDIQKLKDLPLYFVYSTKDPLVIPEDNEIPTIQRLKDAGANNLQVAVFDDVLDTSGTLKGDDGKPYDFGGHSVWVPFFNNEVKISEDISAWEWIAQQVK; this is translated from the coding sequence ATGAAAACAAATTCATGTAAAGTTTCAGGTACATACTCAGCCTACCTTCAGGGCAATGACTGGGGTGAGAATATTAGTAGAATAACCTTAGAATTGGACAAACCACTGGATGTTAAAACACTTTCTGCTGATGATTTCACGGTTTCAGAGACTAGGGAAATCTTTGATTGGCAGCAAGCAGATAAGGGGGTATTTGAAACGACCAATCCACGCACGATTCTTTCAGCTTATCCCAGTGATGAGGAGGGCAAGCAGACAAATAAGGCAAGTAAATTTGTGACCTTAGAACTGTCTACTGGACCAAATGATGGCCGCTATTATCTGCTCTCTCCAGATTCACCATCGAGTCAATATCCTAAGGTCTATAAATTGAATGTGGCCTTGTCAGAGAAAAGCGATGTCACATCTAATGGGGGTAAGGTCACTGACTTGATAGTTGATGCAGAAATGACCAAGTTAACTCATTCAGCGCCTGAATTTACAACGGACACGTTCACATCTAGCGATGGAGTGAAGTACCAGTACGCGCAATATAGTCCAGAGACATCCAGCGATACTCTCGTGGTGTGGCTTCATGGATTGCTAGAAGGCGGCTCTCAAAATACAGATCCTTACATCACTGTTTTGGGAAATGAAGCAGCAAATTTAGCAAGAGAAGAGTTTCAAAAAACAATTGGCGGAGTTCATATTCTCGCACCGCAGTCTCCGTCATTCTGGATGGACAAAACTGGTAAAGATCAATTGATTAATGGACGAATTGATTCCGACGGAACTTCCTTCTATACAAAATCTTTGCAAGAGTTAATTCAACAATATAAAGAGAAAGTTGGTGCTAAGAAGGTTGTGATTGCTGGTTGCTCCAACGGTGGTTTCATGGGTATGATCTTGGCGCGTGAATATGGTAAAGAATATGACGCCTATATGTTGCTTTGTGAGGCGATGGAAAATCGTTTTGTGACAGGTGAAGATATTCAAAAACTAAAAGACCTACCATTGTATTTTGTTTACTCAACCAAAGACCCTTTGGTGATTCCTGAAGACAATGAAATCCCAACTATTCAACGTTTGAAAGATGCAGGTGCCAATAATCTACAAGTGGCTGTCTTTGACGATGTTCTTGATACAAGTGGAACTCTCAAAGGCGATGATGGAAAACCATATGATTTTGGAGGACACTCAGTTTGGGTTCCATTCTTCAATAATGAAGTCAAAATTTCAGAAGATATTTCTGCATGGGAATGGATAGCTCAACAGGTTAAATAA